A stretch of Tenrec ecaudatus isolate mTenEca1 chromosome 2, mTenEca1.hap1, whole genome shotgun sequence DNA encodes these proteins:
- the TNFAIP8 gene encoding tumor necrosis factor alpha-induced protein 8 isoform X2, with amino-acid sequence MATDVFNSKNLAVQAQKKILGKMVSKSIATTLIDDTSSEVLDELYRVTREYTQSKKEAERIIKNLIKTVLKLAILYRNNQFNQDELALMEKFKKKVHQLAMTVVSFHQVDYTFDRNVLSRLLNECREMLHQIIQRHLTAKSHGRVNNVFDHFSDCEFLAALYNPFGNFKPHLQKLCDGINKMLDEENI; translated from the coding sequence TGGCCACAGATGTGTTTAATTCCAAAAACCTGGCTGTTCAGGCGCAAAAGAAGATCTTGGGTAAGATGGTATCCAAGTCCATTGCCACCACCTTAATCGATGACACCAGCAGCGAGGTGCTGGATGAGCTCTACAGAGTAACCCGGGAGTATACCCAAAGCAAGAAGGAGGCCGAGAGGATCATCAAGAACCTCATCAAGACCGTCCTCAAGCTGGCCATCCTGTACAGGAATAATCAGTTCAATCAAGACGAGCTGGCCCTCATGGAGAAATTTAAGAAGAAAGTTCATCAGCTGGCTATGACCGTGGTCAGCTTCCACCAGGTGGATTATACCTTTGACCGGAACGTGCTGTCCAGGCTGCTAAATGAATGCAGAGAGATGCTCCACCAAATTATCCAGCGTCACCTCACCGCAAAGTCGCATGGACGGGTTAATAATGTCTTTGACCATTTTTCAGATTGTGAATTTTTGGCTGCCTTGTATAATCCCTTCGGAAATTTTAAACCCCACTTACAAAAACTCTGTGATGGCATCAACAAAATGCTGGATGAAGAGAACATCTGA
- the TNFAIP8 gene encoding tumor necrosis factor alpha-induced protein 8 isoform X3 translates to MVSKSIATTLIDDTSSEVLDELYRVTREYTQSKKEAERIIKNLIKTVLKLAILYRNNQFNQDELALMEKFKKKVHQLAMTVVSFHQVDYTFDRNVLSRLLNECREMLHQIIQRHLTAKSHGRVNNVFDHFSDCEFLAALYNPFGNFKPHLQKLCDGINKMLDEENI, encoded by the coding sequence ATGGTATCCAAGTCCATTGCCACCACCTTAATCGATGACACCAGCAGCGAGGTGCTGGATGAGCTCTACAGAGTAACCCGGGAGTATACCCAAAGCAAGAAGGAGGCCGAGAGGATCATCAAGAACCTCATCAAGACCGTCCTCAAGCTGGCCATCCTGTACAGGAATAATCAGTTCAATCAAGACGAGCTGGCCCTCATGGAGAAATTTAAGAAGAAAGTTCATCAGCTGGCTATGACCGTGGTCAGCTTCCACCAGGTGGATTATACCTTTGACCGGAACGTGCTGTCCAGGCTGCTAAATGAATGCAGAGAGATGCTCCACCAAATTATCCAGCGTCACCTCACCGCAAAGTCGCATGGACGGGTTAATAATGTCTTTGACCATTTTTCAGATTGTGAATTTTTGGCTGCCTTGTATAATCCCTTCGGAAATTTTAAACCCCACTTACAAAAACTCTGTGATGGCATCAACAAAATGCTGGATGAAGAGAACATCTGA